ACGAAtcttaatctaattaaatgaattatacTGTATGATTGAACTACATAACACCCTCCTAGATAAGGTAACAGGTTTGGGTCTCATCATTTCGATACACCATCTAATGTCTATTTCCAATACAAGATTATCTACTCgtctaaaatatttattctttccCTTTTATGCAAAATCAATAGATTGTGCGTACTTCTCTGTACAACGTGGTTCGCCCCAACCGCAATATCAACCCAATAAAATCCCGCCACATCACCTCCCACGGCCGGGTCCCACCAGCAATCCAATAGATTCCAGCTGTCGTCCACTCACATACATCAACCTCGAAAACAAGCATTCCCGCCTCTTCCAATAGCCACTCGCCACATCAGCATATAACTCATTGCGTAGAACCCCTTGACCTCCTGTGGGACCTGCCGAGCCTCACGGAGAGGGACTCGAGCACCCGCCACGTGGCATCGCCCTCCAGAACTGGGACACTGAACAGCAGGGCCCTCCTCACCGCCGGGTCCCACAGGTTCCTTTGAATCGCGGTCAGGTTAGTCGCCGCAACGTGCTCGAGGACCTCCCCGAGCTTGTCCACGTCACCTTCCGCCACGGTCAGAGATATATCCGCCCACGGCACGGCGGCGGGGAATGGCAGCTGGATGCCGTCGGCGATGATCACCGGCACGCACCCCAGCGCCACCGACTCCACCAGCCTCGGGCTCCATGGGGCCCACCCCAACGGACACAGGCAAAACTTTGACCGCACGATCTCCGACTGGTAGCCGGCGAAACGCTGCCTCCGTAGGTAGAAGCGCCGGTCGCAGCCGTATCTCCGCCATATCTCAGTCCGAACTTTCCTGCGATCGACACATAATTTTTGAATCCAcagaaaaattaacaaattgcGAATGTGTGAAGAGAATTAATCTTACTTGCTGTAGAAACGGCCGCTGACATTCTTGGGGTAAAGTTCCATTTTACCCCTGAAAAACGCAAAGATGTCGCGGCGACCGGTCAACGGCGACACCTCAAGCGTTGACCGTACACTTTCCGGCGATATGTACGGCGGAATCACTACATGCTCCACATCCTGACATGGATGCTCGTATTTCACTCCAAAAGTCTGCAACACGATTGaatttttcaagaatttcGGCACTCCATCTGCAATCGCAACATCCTCCTACAAACATCAACACGAAATCAAGaatttttcaagaatttcttcaagaatttttcaagaatttgacTATTACCAAAGTGTGAAAGCAAGAGCCGAAATCATGAGACGCAACGAAGACATGGTCGGCGCCGCGGCTGCGGTTCCAAAAGGGAAGCTGGAAAGAGACAAGATCAATGGCGGCGGAGATGAGGGAGCGGGCGTGGCCGATGGCGGGGAAGCCATTGACGGTGCTGAAGTTGCAGGAGACGTAAACGGGGACGAAGAAGAAGTCGGCCTCCCATGGCTCGAACGTGCGGATATCACTGCTCAGCAAGGCTCGGTGGATGGCCACCTCCGCCGCGAATAGATGGGTGCTGCACCGCTCGTTTTCCAGCCAGTCGGAGTTGAATTTCGGCGGCAATTCGTAGACGTAGACTTTGATTCCGTTGAGTGGCCATTCGGcgtgtgtgtttttgttgaATGGTTGTTCGATGAGGGCGCGGGAAGCTTTGTTTTGGGAGACGGTGGTTCTTGAAATGGAGGAAGCGGGCTTGTGGCGGGTGATTAGGAAAGAGGAGAAGAAGTAGAAAGAGATGGAAAACCAGAGAATCCATTTGAAATATCTGTAGCAGAAGCCTTTGTCTTGGTTCCTACTGCTTCTTGCTCCATGGAAAAGCCTCTTCATCCTTACATACGATCTCTATCTCTCTATCTATCTCTCTTAAAACAACGGTGGAGAGAGTGTGGATTGAAGAGGGAGGAGTGGTTGAAACGGGGTTTTCTGAGTTTGGTTAATGTTGGGGGGAGTGGAAATCAAGAAACAAGGGATGTGTGATGGATGATGGAATGATTTGTTGGGAGTTCGTTTTTgcttcaacaaaaatacaactttattataaaatggtaaaactcTGATTCATACAATTATGTACTACTAGTACACTACTCCATGTTGGTAAAATAGTTTAGTGACGAATTTTAGTATGAGGTGTTTTCTAGAACAAAACATGCTTTAGCCTTCAATTCATCcacttatatttttcaattaggAGCGGAATATGCAGGTGTTTGCCTGGGTCTTTAACAACGTGATTATTCAGCCAAAAGTTAGAAAACGCTAATCCATGTTAGTATTATTAGCTAGATAAGtgtattttatgataatagctcttaattaattatttgcaaGAAAACgatctttttaattaatagttcAGACTTTAGACTCTTGTTTAATTAGGTGAAGTTGCAATCATATATAATTGTCTTCTGGTGTACTCAATGGATTACTTCTCAAGATTGACCTGAtctaattagataaaaataatactcctaattcatttttactctaaaaaattaaatggtaGCCTTAGCTTGTTCTTTtccttaaaatttatatttatccaaaACTAAGTTTCTAATGTTTAGAGATTAGATTTAGAGTAGGAGGAGGAATTTAGCACTTTTACTATGCTGAAGATGGCGAAGGCAGACCCGCCCCATGCCccattatttattatgaacccggataaaaaaaatactaggagtagttaataattaaatatcaagAAATATACCTTAAagtattgatttatattattatgcaATGCAGGTTGACGAGATTTGAAATTATGCATATGCAATAATGACAAGTGGAATAATTCAAGAATCAGCAACCACTCTACTATCTTCCAGGGAGAAACTTCCTTAATAATGTACTAATTGCGGGCCAATCTAACAATGAATTATTGTGAGGTgtgaaaacaaaaacttatGATTAGATTAGATGGGTGGATTTGCAAATTATATTTACCGGAAATAGCAATTCCATTTAACTTGAGTATTCTCATACCATCTCAAAAGACTTGCTGGAATTCCAATCATATTACAATGAGAATTCTAATCACTAGTTGTTTGTTCTCTTTGCATTCAAACGTGATAAACACACGGGcttggatcccctgctgtgatTGGAACCACAGCAGGGTGTTGTGGTAGAcacaatcaaattttttattaataaaaaataattttttttttatattagaatAATGGGTATGAATCTTGCACAGCACCCTGCTGTAGTTCCAACCATAGCAGGGGATCCAACCCCATAAACACAAAGAGGCCGGAGGAACTCGCCTCATGAACCAAAAATCAGAGCCGCCCGATGTGGTCTAAGGCAGCGAACAGTTGAAGCTGTAAAGTTTGTACGTAATTGACAACCAAAGGTTAGATGTTTTCAAGAAATAGTTGAAGATTtcaaaacacaaattaaaattgatgacTTTTTCAAAACATTACTCATAAATCATGATTAACCATTTTTTCTACAGAAAGTGGTCAGTGATGTGTTTTCTTTATGGTGGGCATTTAACtcttaatttgaaatatttataccTTAATTATGTAATACACTAAtcaatactaattaataatccATTACGTATaatttacttataaaattgcaatttaataaatatgtatatactcCATTCTAATTGAAGCTAATGAAtcctaatttataattataaaaccaaCTTAATTGTAAGTACAAAAGACTGGTATTTTAACAATCAAAAtgtttaaaaacaaaaaaaaaaattaacaaaggAGTGCATTAACATTGTATTTGATGTGATAGGGAGAACCTGGAGCCGCACCTACAGCCAATCACAATGCCTCGGGCATTTGAACAGTCCAATATTGTATGTTTAAAGACGCTATATAAAGGGGTGAAGTGAAGAAGTACAATAGTATATCCCTATTGAGCAAAAGAGATGGCAGGATCCAAAGTGAGCATGAAGCTGCTGATCGACAGCAGTGGTAAACGAGTGTTATTCGCGGAGGCCGGCAAAGACTGCGTTGATTTCTTATTCTACCTACTCTCCCTGCCATTCGGCTGCTAAGAGATGAAGGAATGGAGGGGTCTTTACCCACCCTCTACAAGAGCTTAGAAAATCTCAACAACGACTACATAGAGCCCTACAAGAGAAAGGAGACCTATCTGAAACCGGTCACCACTTCTCCGCTTCCTCTTCTGGGCCTTGGAGCAGATGCTTCAAGTTCAACTGCAAACAAAACTTGCAGCTGTGACAGTTACAGTGACAGTGACTGTGATATTCATACCTTTGGCAGCCCCAGTAGAAAAGTAAGTAGTGGTTTGGTGAAGGGGGTGGTGACGTACATGGTGATGGATGATTTGGAGATCAAGCCCATGTCTACTATCTCCAGCATTACTCTTCTCAATGACTTCAATATTAAGAATGTGGGGGCTTTGAAGGAGAAGCTTGTCTATTTGAGAATCAAGGAGGTATTGTCATTAACTATACATTATTAATACTAcattctctcttaatttttaattttttactttttttgaatttgttcaGGCCATAAAGCTGTTGAAGATCTCTCTGCAGAGCAAGAATGTTCTTACACAACTCTTCTGCTAGTTCAACAAATGTCGGTCGTGGATTTTGGTTTCACAATGAACCTCAGCTTTTTGTTCCAGCCTTTGGTTTTTCAAGTGTGATCTGTTTAGTAGGCTATCTTTTGCGCGTTTTGAAATTGTTACTGTATTTCGTAAACCTGATCGTCGAAATCTCATTCAAGTGCCACGGCATGTTTGGCCTTGTGTTATTGTATGCGGCAACGATTTTCTCCATGAAAAAACTCTAGTTTTCAAGTCAGtacctttatttattttggtagtttgaagatagaaaagaatataaatgaaTTGAGAATCTTTATCGCTTCAACTGAGTTAAGTTAATATTTAAACTCaacaataatgaaatatccaaattgaaaaataaagatgTAGAAAACTAAATAGTGAAATtacgtgggacggagggagtaagaaacaaattaacaaaatttgagaataGTGAAAGTTTGCAATGTTTGCACAACAACAGAGTAACTTTTATCTTTTGAGTGATATAAAAATTGAGGTACAATAACtaactttgaatttttttaaaaaaactactagtatagtagtactagtttgctttttttttatttttatgatgtttctatttgtgtctcttaattttagttgaaaCACTAACAATAAGATCACAAATCATCGGTGGcttttttagaataaataaaataaaaaacaatgtcgaagtttaaaaataataaaaataaaattagtaattaaaataaagccAACAGATGCGGGATTGAACCATTTCTAAATATCAAATGGTATCCGAAACTAGAAATAGAgtgaaaaatatggagtatttctaTCGTTCTAATGCAATCTCAAgatctatttcatttttgggttTGCAATATACTACGTAGTAACAAACTCGCATCACTTTTTTAAGTTATGATTTgatacattaatttaaattattatatatttatcaaaacGAAGAAAGAATCAACGAATGGAAGATGAATAAAGAAATTAGTATTgaattagagcatccgcagcggtgctcTTAGCACCGTCCGTCCaacgtgccgctgagcacccgtcgtccgtccgccgctgcagctcgtccgtccgtgccaacGGCACGGacatgctcttagctaagagcacgtccgtgccgctgagcacccATACGTGGCAACGTCTGATTGGCCAACGCtaattcgattttttatttttatttttttaaattcaaaatttatttaaaaaaatgtttttaaataaaaaaaaatatttttccactttccaaaaaattatattcgttttctacccacttttaatttatttttcaatttttttcaccaaaattcacattttcatctataaatacctccacttcaacacaaaaaaaatcacattctctcatcttttttttttatcatctacattctctcatcttttttctcatattctcatctttgtaggattttaattatgtattttttttttattttctaggattttaattatgtaatttttatttttgaatgtatttttataatgtagaaatgtttttaataattagagtatttgaattgaataatggaatggtgggacctttgagcttgtccttagctaagagcacggatgtgagtgttgtgctcttagttaaggacaaggagtaaaagtgggtccaggcccacttccgt
The genomic region above belongs to Salvia hispanica cultivar TCC Black 2014 chromosome 3, UniMelb_Shisp_WGS_1.0, whole genome shotgun sequence and contains:
- the LOC125210997 gene encoding uncharacterized protein LOC125210997: MEGSLPTLYKSLENLNNDYIEPYKRKETYLKPVTTSPLPLLGLGADASSSTANKTCSCDSYSDSDCDIHTFGSPSRKVSSGLVKGVVTYMVMDDLEIKPMSTISSITLLNDFNIKNVGALKEKLVYLRIKEAIKLLKISLQSKNVLTQLFC
- the LOC125211334 gene encoding probable glucuronoxylan glucuronosyltransferase IRX7, whose product is MKRLFHGARSSRNQDKGFCYRYFKWILWFSISFYFFSSFLITRHKPASSISRTTVSQNKASRALIEQPFNKNTHAEWPLNGIKVYVYELPPKFNSDWLENERCSTHLFAAEVAIHRALLSSDIRTFEPWEADFFFVPVYVSCNFSTVNGFPAIGHARSLISAAIDLVSFQLPFWNRSRGADHVFVASHDFGSCFHTLEDVAIADGVPKFLKNSIVLQTFGVKYEHPCQDVEHVVIPPYISPESVRSTLEVSPLTGRRDIFAFFRGKMELYPKNVSGRFYSKKVRTEIWRRYGCDRRFYLRRQRFAGYQSEIVRSKFCLCPLGWAPWSPRLVESVALGCVPVIIADGIQLPFPAAVPWADISLTVAEGDVDKLGEVLEHVAATNLTAIQRNLWDPAVRRALLFSVPVLEGDATWRVLESLSVRLGRSHRRSRGSTQ